CCAAAAAAATTCTCAGCTCCACGCCGCTCATCGACGGTCACAACGATCTTCCGTGGACGTTGCGCTCGAATTCCAAAATTAAGGGGGACGTGGAAGGGACGAATCTTCAGGCGACGACATCCCTGGATACGGATCTTCCCAAAATGCGTCGGGGGCAGGTGGGCGGGCAATTCTGGTCCGTCTGGATCCCGCCGGAAATGCCGGACAAAAACCCCGTGACCGTCCAGTTGGAGCAGATCGACATCGCCCGGCGTTTCATCGCCAAGTATCCCGAAGATTTGGAATTCTGTTTGACGGCCCAGGATGTTGAACGCGTTTTTAAGAAGGGGAAGATTGCTTCGATGCTCGGTATGGAGGGCGGACAGGGAATGAACAATTCACTGGGGTCGTTGCGGGCGTTCTACGGTCTGGGCGTTCGGTATATGACGCTCACCCATTGGAAAACGATCGATTGGGCCGATTCGGCCACCGACGCGGCGAAACACAACGGTCTGACGCCGTTCGGTAAAGACGTGGTCCGCGAGATGAATCGCCTCGGAATGCTGGTGGATCTGTCGCACGTGTCGGAAAAAACGATGAGCGACGCCCTCGATGTGAGTGAGGCACCGGTCATCTTTTCGCATTCCTCTGCGAGGGCGATCACGGATCACCCGCGGAATGTGCCCGATTCCATCCTGTTCCGGATGTCCAAGAATCGGGGAGTGGT
Above is a genomic segment from Bdellovibrionota bacterium containing:
- a CDS encoding dipeptidase; this translates as MRVREILGGAMFLLAAASCAMGAETPPDAALERAKKILSSTPLIDGHNDLPWTLRSNSKIKGDVEGTNLQATTSLDTDLPKMRRGQVGGQFWSVWIPPEMPDKNPVTVQLEQIDIARRFIAKYPEDLEFCLTAQDVERVFKKGKIASMLGMEGGQGMNNSLGSLRAFYGLGVRYMTLTHWKTIDWADSATDAAKHNGLTPFGKDVVREMNRLGMLVDLSHVSEKTMSDALDVSEAPVIFSHSSARAITDHPRNVPDSILFRMSKNRGVVMVTFIPDFVSNEANRWGKGFNEAMKDKLSKFESAEWYDKLRREYAAKHPAPKATLAQVADHIDHVRKIAGADHVGIGSDFWGSENTTVGLEDVSKFPDLIAELLRRGWSDSDIKGLVGLNVLRVMREAEAVAERLKRTRTASLASFDRAKE